The Glandiceps talaboti chromosome 1, keGlaTala1.1, whole genome shotgun sequence genome has a segment encoding these proteins:
- the LOC144435720 gene encoding uncharacterized protein LOC144435720 → MTTKDKEIDKTEINRRYVTLQKDLNIHVTQWERFCQQQHFFISVLKRPVKLTKDTYINASTADSLLLKRLNLSRHYGVKNISEVKSLYIDYIKNPLTAPKAEILAKFLVIIDQLRELRDRLNEAIREVLRQLGEDQTRNIDQGKVSVAHALNVEFKRLELLLKDENDFTGLDKEGFKLAIGDMLEFGGVVSLVPTIHDVVRGILKLISYYVNHPNNKPYRDEFEFLNMSQAKHSTSRKTASLPPIVHSATIPVAKADSYDQASQYYTNSDITPRSIDGSKSISRRKKSSALRSKEVDNNVGRPGNTVNDSNDPQLKNVEIRARKMAATMRKGHPNSAKTAPKPLEVTLPPIHEHGVLGNSTQDQNSRQPNNTDKDAHQRNTLDDKSEEWSELADSVDMRSLRSADTSSIQASVIEDLQRRVRSLEESSADMKIRQKLHILLSQGLSPTLTQETMQVIKDHICSEVIMVFGLAIGLTITDIATLRESHLNNDKEQVMQILLAWQRKQGAAGAMLDKVIEALVQIGQRDIANACLDDLRVLAMDSKTDRDQKT, encoded by the exons ATGACAACCAAAGACAAAGAAATCGACAAGACAGAAATCAACAGGCGATACGTCACTCTGCAAAAAGACCTGAACATTCACGTGACTCAATGGGAAAGGTTTTGTCAACAGCAGCATTTCTTTATAAGTGTGTTGAAGCGACCTGTGAAATTGACTAAGGACACTTACATCAATGCATCGACAGCTGATTCTCTCTTACTTAAAAGGCTCAATCTTAGCCGTCACTACGGAGTCAAAAATATCTCGGAAGTCAAGAGCCTGTACATCGATTACATTAAGAACCCTTTAACTGCCCCTAAAGCTGAGATTCTCGCAAAATTCCTGGTCATTATCGATCAACTGAGGGAGTTACGAGACAGGTTGAACGAGGCTATCAGAGAAGTATTACGTCAACTTGGCGAGGACCAGACTCGCAACATCGATCAAGGGAAAGTGTCCGTGGCGCACGCTCTGAACGTCGAGTTTAAACGACTTGAGTTATTATTGAAAGATGAAAATGACTTCACTGGACTTGACAAGGAAGGCTTTAAACTCGCCATCGGGGACATGCTTGAATTTGGCGGCGTTGTAAGTCTGGTTCCCACCATACATGACGTTGTCCGCGGAATATTGAAACTAATTTCGTATTACGTGAATCACCCTAACAATAAGCCATATCGAGATGAATTTGAATTTCTGAATATGAGCCAAGCTAAACATTCGACGTCAAGAAAGACCGCATCCTTGCCACCGATAGTACACTCCGCTACCATTCCCGTTGCTAAGGCAGACAGTTACGATCAGGCAAGCCAGTATTACACCAATTCTGATATCACACCCAGATCCATAGACGGCTCGAAAAGTATATCGAGACGGAAAAAGAGTTCTGCGTTACGCTCAAAGGAAGTTGACAACAACGTAGGTCGTCCTGGTAACACGGTTAACGACTCCAACGATCCACAACTTAAAAACGTCGAAATAAGAGCTAGAAAAATGGCTGCTACGATGAGGAAAGGCCATCCAAATAGTGCTAAAACGGCTCCAAAACCCCTCGAGGTAACCTTACCACCTATTCATGAACACGGAGTTCTCGGTAACTCGACTCAAGATCAAAACAGTCGTCAGCCGAACAATACAGATAAAGATGCCCATCAACGCAACACTCTGGACGATAAGAGCGAAGAGTGGTCTGAGTTAGCCGACAGTGTCGACATGAGGAGTCTTCGATCGGCAGACACTAGCTCAATACAGGCCAGTGTCATAGAAG ATTTACAGAGGAGAGTCCGAAGCTTAGAAGAGAGTAGTGCTGATATGAAGATTAGACAAAAACTTCATATTTTACTTTCACAAG GTTTATCGCCGACATTAACACAAGAAACGATGCAAGTGATCAAAGACCATATCTGTTCCGAAGTCATCATGGTATTCGGGTTAGCGATCGGCCTGACAATCACTGACATAGCGACGCTGAGAGAGAGCCACCTTAACAACGACAAGGAACAAGTGATGCAGATACTGTTGGCATGGCAACGAAAGCAAGGCGCGGCTGGGGCGATGCTTGATAAAGTTATCGAGGCCTTGGTGCAAATTGGACAGAGAGACATCGCAAATGCGTGTCTAGATGACTTGAGGGTCTTGGCGATGGATAGTAAAACCGATCGCGATCAGAAAACATAG